One part of the Vicia villosa cultivar HV-30 ecotype Madison, WI linkage group LG6, Vvil1.0, whole genome shotgun sequence genome encodes these proteins:
- the LOC131608794 gene encoding pentatricopeptide repeat-containing protein At3g61360-like has protein sequence MLSLLFNLKNHIQTQKLPNKTTSYLLSSTLNHFTTQSKSHSHVPTLQNNNNIDKIARIINDHPFPDKPLHPTLLIHFPQSTTIPTSFVENVLARLFASHSNGLKALEFFNFTINNPHSSPSPSSLEITLHILTRMRYFDKAWSLLQRIAKTHPHLLTHKSMSIMLSKIAKFQSFEETLDGFRRMEENVFVGREFGTDEFNVLLKAFCTQRQMKEARSVFVKFVHRFKASTKSMNILLLGFKESGDVTSVELFYHEMVKRGFSPDSVTYNIRIDAYCKKGRFGDGLRLLEEMESKEFVPSVETITTLIHGAGLVQNTGKAWQLFNEIPLRNLVVDSCAYNALITTLVRNRDTVSALSLMDEMIEKQIEPDGVTYHTMFIGLMRSRGIEGVSELYLKMTQRNFVPKTRTVVMLMKYFCQNRQLDLSLSLWNYLVEKGHCPHSHALDLLVTALCSRGLVHEAFLCSKQTLERGRYMSSTAFLMLERFLKQSREMDKLKELDQMIKKLQSVLPPSRGHATGISNGISNSKVIM, from the coding sequence ATGCTCTCACTCTTATTCAACCTCAAAAACCACATCCAAACTCAAAAACTCCCCAACAAAACAACCTCGTACCTACTTTCCTCCACACTCAACCACTTCACAACTCAATCAAAATCACACTCACATGTTCCAACacttcaaaacaacaacaacatagacAAAATCGCAAGAATCATCAATGATCACCCATTCCCTGATAAACCACTTCACCCAACCCTCCTCATTCATTTCCCTCAATCAACAACAATCCCCACTTCATTCGTCGAAAACGTTCTTGCTCGATTATTCGCCTCTCATTCCAATGGCCTCAAGGCATTGGAGTTTTTCAATTTCACCATCAACAATCCTCACTCCAGCCCGTCGCCTTCTTCGCTCGAAATCACCCTCCACATCCTTACTCGAATGCGGTACTTTGATAAAGCTTGGAGCTTGTTGCAACGAATTGCGAAAACACACCCGCATTTGCTTACTCATAAGTCAATGAGCATTATGCTATCCAAAATTGCGAAATTTCAATCTTTTGAGGAGACCCTTGATGGGTTTAGGAGAATGGAAGAGAATGTGTTTGTTGGTAGAGAATTTGGAACTGATGAGTTCAATGTGCTTCTTAAAGCTTTTTGCACACAGAGGCAAATGAAGGAGGCTAGGTCGGTTTTTGTGAAGTTTGTGCATAGGTTTAAGGCGAGTACTAAGAGTATGAATATTTTGTTGTTAGGTTTTAAAGAATCGGGCGATGTTACTTCTGTTGAGTTGTTTTATCATGAAATGGTGAAGCGTGGGTTTAGTCCGGATAGTGTGACTTATAATATTAGGATTGATGCTTATTGTAAGAAAGGTCGATTTGGCGATGGCTTGAGGCTTTTGGAGGAGATGGAGAGTAAGGAGTTTGTTCCTTCGGTTGAAACGATAACTACGTTGATTCATGGGGCGGGGTTGGTTCAAAACACGGGCAAGGCGTGGCAGTTGTTTAATGAGATTCCTTTGAGAAACTTGGTTGTTGATTCATGTGCTTATAATGCTTTAATTACAACGTTGGTTAGAAATAGAGATACCGTGTCTGCACTTTCGTTGATGGATGAGATGATTGAAAAACAAATTGAGCCGGATGGTGTAACTTATCATACAATGTTTATAGGATTAATGAGGTCGAGAGGGATTGAAGGTGTGTCTGAGCTTTATTTGAAGATGACACAGAGGAATTTTGTTCCGAAAACAAGGACAGTTGTGATGCTGATGAAATACTTTTGTCAAAATCGTCAGCTCGATTTGAGTTTAAGTTTATGGAATTACCTTGTGGAGAAAGGGCATTGTCCTCATTCTCATGCTTTAGATCTTTTGGTAACTGCTTTATGCTCAAGGGGTTTGGTTCATGAGGCTTTTTTGTGCTCCAAACAAACATTGGAGAGAGGAAGATATATGAGTTCTACAGCATTTCTAATGTTGGAGAGGTTTTTGAAGCAATCGCGCGAAATGGACAAATTAAAGGAGCTTGACCAGATGATTAAGAAATTGCAAAGCGTCTTGCCACCATCTAGAGGACATGCCACTGGTATTTCTAACGGTATTTCTAACTCCAAGGTTATAATGTAG